In a genomic window of Methanogenium sp. S4BF:
- a CDS encoding OB-fold nucleic acid binding domain-containing protein has translation MSNGEMTVYNLSSACDVGDVEEGKVYVVRVQGFADFGTFVYLNDRIKGLIHKSNVKTHHQEGETVFVRVRQVRKNGNIDLEEIVPTRYRTETVAKKLSTIRLSDLPDKVGRHVTIEAEVAQIKQTSGPTIFTIVDETGSEDAAAFIEAGVRAYPEVELEDMVSVSGEVMLRNNRLQIEVSNMRVLSGEERENVEKRIAEALDLRAEPEDIPFMIESEVLERLKPEMQKVAKIIRKAIFTAQPIVLRHHADADGITAAVAVERAVTSLIRENGGDPDTESHMFKRAPSKAPFYEIEDITRDLDFALKDFVRFGQKLPLIVMMDNGSTEEDEPSYRMAKIYDIPIVVVDHHHPDESTDAYLDAHVNPYHVGGDFGVTAGMLGAELARMIFPGVENEIRYFPAVAAVGDRSEAPERQQYLDLVAGEWSEEHCKNIALALDYEQFWLRFNDGREIVKDILGVNGNRDRHERLIALLVKEANLAIEEQLSASMPHVIEQDLSNTAKLFMLDVEIYAHRFTFPPPGKTSGEVHDILCRRNEGAPVVTLGIGPDFVVIRSRGVLMNIPKMVRELREEVIGGGVNGGGHLVVGSIKFVEGMRETVIKSLIAKIEEFPVE, from the coding sequence ATGAGTAATGGAGAAATGACTGTTTACAACCTCTCTTCCGCATGTGATGTGGGAGATGTGGAAGAAGGTAAGGTATATGTTGTGCGTGTACAGGGGTTCGCTGACTTTGGCACATTTGTGTACCTGAATGACCGGATTAAGGGTCTGATACACAAATCCAATGTGAAAACCCATCATCAGGAAGGGGAGACGGTATTCGTTCGTGTACGGCAGGTGCGCAAGAACGGCAATATCGATCTCGAGGAGATCGTCCCGACAAGGTACCGGACAGAGACAGTGGCAAAGAAACTCTCAACCATCCGGCTCAGTGACCTCCCGGATAAGGTCGGCAGGCATGTCACCATTGAAGCGGAAGTCGCCCAGATTAAGCAGACTTCAGGCCCCACGATATTCACTATCGTTGATGAGACCGGGTCAGAGGATGCTGCAGCATTCATTGAAGCGGGTGTGCGTGCCTATCCTGAGGTTGAACTTGAGGATATGGTCTCAGTCTCGGGTGAGGTCATGCTCAGGAACAACCGCCTTCAGATCGAGGTTTCAAATATGCGTGTTCTCTCCGGTGAAGAACGGGAGAATGTGGAAAAGCGTATTGCAGAGGCACTTGATCTGCGCGCTGAACCGGAAGACATCCCGTTCATGATCGAAAGCGAGGTGTTGGAACGCCTCAAACCTGAGATGCAGAAGGTAGCCAAAATAATCCGGAAGGCTATCTTTACCGCCCAGCCGATTGTGCTGCGCCACCATGCTGATGCAGATGGCATTACCGCCGCGGTCGCTGTTGAACGTGCAGTCACCTCTCTTATTCGTGAGAACGGCGGTGATCCTGACACAGAGAGCCATATGTTCAAGCGTGCTCCCTCCAAAGCCCCATTCTATGAGATTGAGGATATCACCCGTGACCTCGACTTCGCCCTGAAGGACTTTGTCAGATTTGGCCAGAAACTGCCGCTCATCGTCATGATGGACAATGGCTCCACCGAAGAGGATGAGCCGTCCTACCGGATGGCGAAGATATACGATATCCCGATTGTGGTCGTTGACCATCACCACCCCGATGAAAGCACGGATGCGTATCTCGATGCACATGTGAACCCATACCATGTCGGCGGAGACTTTGGTGTGACAGCAGGTATGCTCGGCGCTGAGCTTGCCCGCATGATCTTCCCGGGTGTGGAGAATGAGATCCGCTATTTCCCCGCAGTAGCAGCAGTGGGAGACCGGAGTGAAGCACCGGAACGCCAGCAGTATCTGGACCTTGTGGCGGGCGAATGGAGCGAGGAGCACTGCAAGAATATCGCCCTTGCTCTTGATTACGAACAGTTCTGGCTCCGGTTTAATGATGGGCGTGAAATTGTAAAGGATATCCTCGGTGTCAATGGAAACCGGGATAGACATGAGCGTCTGATTGCACTGCTCGTAAAGGAAGCAAATCTTGCTATCGAAGAGCAGCTGAGTGCGTCAATGCCGCATGTCATCGAACAGGACCTTTCAAACACTGCGAAACTCTTCATGCTGGATGTGGAAATCTATGCACACCGGTTCACCTTCCCGCCACCCGGAAAGACCTCCGGCGAAGTGCATGACATCCTCTGCAGGCGCAATGAGGGCGCACCGGTGGTGACGCTGGGTATCGGGCCCGATTTTGTTGTCATCCGGTCGCGTGGTGTTCTGATGAACATTCCGAAGATGGTGCGTGAACTCAGGGAAGAGGTAATCGGCGGCGGCGTGAACGGCGGTGGTCATCTTGTCGTTGGAAGCATAAAATTCGTTGAAGGAATGCGGGAAACCGTTATTAAGAGCCTCATAGCAAAGATTGAGGAGTTTCCTGTAGAATAA
- a CDS encoding protein-glutamate O-methyltransferase CheR: MDTREFQSVLRTIESRLGIQCGNYKPDYLQRRIQSRMRMNKIESYANYNSLLISSTTEQEALRNALTINVTKFWRDPEVFDLIKRDIIPEIRRRKQKIRIWSAGCATGEEPYTLALMIHEARVLYPDVQVTIFASDIDREALKKAETGIYLKKALENLSESQVRRHFDEQPDGTFLVKPHLRDLVKFSRHDLMSGRAVTQYLDIILCRNVTIYFTEKQKDELARIFAPALAEGGYYVMGKTEYMGRDVEQLYDPYNPIQKIYRKKGI, encoded by the coding sequence ATGGACACCAGAGAATTCCAGTCGGTTCTGCGGACAATAGAATCCAGGCTGGGCATACAGTGCGGGAACTACAAACCTGATTATCTCCAGCGGAGAATTCAGTCAAGAATGCGCATGAACAAGATTGAATCATATGCCAATTACAATTCTCTCCTCATCTCGAGCACGACAGAACAGGAAGCACTCCGGAATGCCCTCACCATTAATGTGACAAAATTCTGGCGTGACCCGGAAGTATTTGACCTGATAAAACGGGACATCATCCCGGAAATCCGGCGCAGGAAACAGAAAATCCGCATCTGGAGTGCCGGTTGTGCAACCGGAGAAGAGCCCTATACCCTTGCTCTGATGATTCATGAGGCACGAGTACTCTACCCGGATGTGCAGGTGACCATATTTGCCTCAGACATCGACAGAGAGGCTCTCAAAAAGGCTGAAACAGGCATATACCTGAAAAAAGCACTGGAGAACCTTTCTGAATCACAGGTCCGCAGGCATTTTGATGAACAACCGGACGGAACATTCCTGGTTAAACCGCATCTCAGGGATCTCGTAAAGTTCTCCCGGCACGACCTGATGAGCGGGCGGGCAGTAACCCAGTATCTGGATATCATCCTCTGCAGGAATGTGACGATTTATTTCACGGAAAAACAGAAGGATGAGCTCGCACGTATTTTTGCACCGGCACTTGCAGAAGGCGGCTACTATGTCATGGGAAAGACCGAATATATGGGAAGAGATGTCGAACAGCTCTATGACCCGTATAACCCGATTCAGAAGATATACCGGAAGAAAGGTATCTGA